One stretch of Streptomyces sp. MMBL 11-1 DNA includes these proteins:
- a CDS encoding potassium-transporting ATPase subunit C, whose translation MTNNSVSSTARVLGAGLRALLVLTLVCGVLYPLAVTGVAQALFNDEANGSEIKDRNGQVVGSSLIGQRYDLPLKDGEESPAPDLKWFQPRPSNGLGSNSVNTRYSLLLSGATNRSGDNEELIRWVTEAKAAVVEDNSTPTYRVRPADVPPDAVTSSASGLDPDISPAYAELQVHRVAERNGLDVKQVEDLVADHTTGRLLGFMGEPRVNVLELNTALRNLIRG comes from the coding sequence ATGACCAACAACTCCGTGAGCAGTACCGCGCGCGTGCTCGGGGCCGGACTGCGAGCCCTGCTCGTCCTCACCCTGGTGTGCGGGGTCCTCTACCCGCTGGCCGTCACCGGGGTCGCCCAGGCCCTGTTCAACGACGAGGCCAACGGTTCCGAGATCAAGGACAGGAACGGGCAGGTCGTCGGCTCCTCCCTCATCGGCCAGCGGTACGACCTCCCGCTGAAGGACGGCGAGGAGTCACCCGCCCCGGACCTGAAGTGGTTCCAGCCGCGCCCCTCCAACGGCCTTGGCAGCAACAGCGTCAACACGCGGTACTCCCTGCTTCTCTCCGGCGCCACCAACCGCTCCGGCGACAACGAGGAGCTGATCCGGTGGGTGACCGAAGCCAAGGCGGCCGTGGTCGAGGACAACTCCACCCCCACGTACCGGGTGCGGCCCGCGGACGTGCCGCCCGACGCCGTCACCTCGTCGGCCTCCGGCCTGGACCCGGACATCTCACCCGCGTACGCCGAACTCCAGGTCCACCGGGTCGCCGAGAGGAACGGCCTCGACGTCAAGCAGGTCGAGGACCTCGTCGCCGACCACACCACCGGCCGCCTGCTCGGCTTCATGGGCGAGCCCCGGGTGAACGTCCTCGAACTGAACACGGCACTCAGGAACCTGATCCGAGGCTGA
- a CDS encoding UDP-N-acetylglucosamine--N-acetylmuramyl-(pentapeptide) pyrophosphoryl-undecaprenol N-acetylglucosamine transferase yields MNTAPQQTAVFRLIVTGGGTGGHTYPALTAIRTLQARLAASGRTLDVLWIGTAEGLEARVAGAEGIPFTTVATGKIRRHANPLKMVSPANVRDMARVPLGVAQARSAVSAFRPHVVLATGGYVAVPAGLAARMCRVPLVLHEQTVRLGLANRKLAGSAARIAVSSESTVPLLPESVRSAAVVTGNPVRPEVLSGHPDKAVTALGLHAFDRRLPTVYVTGGAQGSQQINDVVGGELPWLLERANVVHQCGPAHQEALSARAAGLPASLAARYHLTAFVGPELPDVLALADLVISRSGAGTLAELTALGKPAVFIPLATAAGNEQAHNARHLEDSGAAVALLGEVTGGHLREAVGPLLDDPERRATMAAAARAHGRPDAAERLVDVILSAASP; encoded by the coding sequence GTGAACACCGCGCCTCAGCAGACGGCCGTCTTCCGCCTGATCGTGACGGGCGGGGGCACCGGCGGTCACACGTACCCCGCTCTCACCGCGATCCGCACCTTGCAGGCACGCCTGGCGGCTTCCGGTCGCACCCTCGACGTCCTGTGGATCGGAACGGCCGAGGGCTTGGAGGCCCGGGTCGCGGGCGCAGAGGGCATCCCGTTCACCACCGTTGCCACGGGCAAGATCCGGCGTCACGCCAACCCGCTGAAGATGGTGTCGCCGGCCAACGTCCGGGACATGGCGCGCGTGCCGCTCGGGGTCGCCCAGGCACGCAGCGCTGTCTCCGCCTTCCGGCCGCACGTCGTGCTCGCCACGGGCGGTTACGTAGCCGTGCCGGCCGGGCTCGCCGCCAGGATGTGCCGCGTCCCGCTGGTCCTCCACGAGCAGACCGTCCGCCTCGGCCTCGCCAACCGTAAGCTCGCCGGTTCCGCCGCGCGGATCGCCGTGTCCTCGGAGTCGACCGTGCCGCTCCTGCCGGAGAGCGTCCGGTCAGCGGCGGTGGTCACCGGCAACCCCGTACGCCCGGAGGTGCTGTCCGGACACCCGGACAAGGCCGTGACCGCGCTGGGACTGCACGCGTTCGACCGGCGGCTTCCGACGGTGTACGTCACCGGAGGCGCACAGGGCTCGCAGCAGATCAACGACGTGGTCGGCGGCGAACTGCCGTGGCTGCTGGAGCGCGCCAACGTGGTGCACCAGTGCGGTCCGGCCCACCAGGAGGCGCTGTCCGCGCGCGCCGCAGGGCTTCCGGCCTCCCTGGCCGCCCGGTACCACCTCACAGCCTTCGTCGGCCCGGAGCTGCCGGACGTCCTGGCCCTGGCAGATCTCGTAATCTCCCGTAGCGGCGCGGGCACCCTGGCCGAGCTGACCGCCCTGGGCAAGCCCGCCGTGTTCATCCCGCTCGCGACCGCGGCCGGGAACGAACAGGCCCACAACGCCCGGCACCTGGAGGACTCCGGGGCAGCGGTCGCCCTGCTCGGCGAGGTCACCGGCGGCCACCTGCGCGAGGCGGTCGGCCCGCTCCTCGACGATCCGGAGCGCCGGGCGACGATGGCCGCTGCGGCCAGGGCGCACGGCCGCCCGGACGCTGCGGAAAGGCTCGTGGACGTGATCCTGTCCGCGGCGTCCCCGTAG
- a CDS encoding RNA polymerase sigma factor: MLGDDAELTAAVLAAQDGDEDAFRAVYRAVQPRLLGYIRTLVGEPDAEDVASEAWLQIARDLDRFSGDADRFRGWAARIARNRSLDHLRMRSRRPAIGGDETELAARAADSDTAGDAIEALDTDRTMSLIAQLPQDQAEAVVLRVVVGLDAKSAARTLGKRPGAVRTAAHRGLKRLAELLGAEQSGTNRADGGSAADGASTDGAPDPARDADDGAGPAAGDGAGLGAVPAQRPGRGGPAAPAGVTPGVTHSRPWTQKDM, from the coding sequence GTGCTGGGGGACGACGCGGAGCTGACTGCCGCGGTGCTCGCGGCACAGGACGGGGACGAGGACGCCTTCCGTGCTGTGTACCGCGCGGTGCAGCCACGGTTGTTGGGCTACATACGGACACTGGTCGGGGAGCCGGACGCCGAGGACGTGGCGTCCGAGGCGTGGCTGCAGATAGCGCGCGACCTCGACCGCTTCAGTGGTGACGCCGACCGGTTCCGGGGCTGGGCCGCCCGGATCGCGCGCAACCGCTCGCTGGACCACCTGCGGATGCGCAGCCGCCGCCCCGCGATCGGCGGTGACGAGACCGAGCTGGCCGCGCGCGCCGCCGACTCCGACACCGCGGGCGACGCCATCGAGGCGCTGGACACCGACCGCACCATGTCCCTCATCGCCCAGCTGCCGCAGGACCAGGCCGAGGCCGTCGTGCTCCGGGTGGTCGTCGGGCTCGACGCGAAGAGTGCGGCGCGGACCCTGGGCAAGCGGCCCGGGGCCGTACGCACCGCTGCCCACCGCGGCCTCAAGCGACTGGCCGAGCTGCTCGGCGCGGAGCAGTCCGGGACGAACCGGGCCGACGGCGGGTCCGCCGCGGACGGCGCCTCCACGGACGGCGCCCCGGACCCGGCGCGGGACGCCGACGACGGCGCGGGTCCGGCGGCGGGCGATGGCGCGGGACTCGGCGCCGTGCCCGCGCAACGCCCCGGGCGGGGCGGTCCGGCGGCGCCCGCCGGGGTCACTCCCGGTGTGACGCATTCGCGACCGTGGACGCAGAAGGACATGTGA
- a CDS encoding L,D-transpeptidase family protein, with amino-acid sequence MTAERCGGGRPQGRRVTAVSLVALAALATGCEPGTAAGAQDAPPPVRATQAAAPTPSPFLTAPAPTTEDAKPSTAPPPSPSTSTPAPAPTTARPAPEPSTAPPPRVLMRTGSESDRVRELQARLRQIGHFGRNPTGYYGSVTADAVRSFQAKRRLPVTGSTDAVTWQRLLAMTRVPTATELAPPTERPVATPDKRCLTGRVLCISKKSRTLAWMNDGKVVSAMDVRFGSEYTPTREGVFEVFWKSRDHVSTLYDTPMPYALFFSGGQAVHYSADFAANGYGGASHGCVNVRDKKKVSALFDQVKNGDKVVVYW; translated from the coding sequence ATGACCGCCGAGCGGTGTGGGGGCGGGCGGCCCCAGGGGCGTCGCGTCACCGCCGTCTCCCTCGTCGCGCTGGCCGCCCTCGCGACGGGGTGCGAGCCCGGGACCGCCGCAGGGGCGCAGGACGCGCCGCCGCCGGTGCGGGCCACCCAGGCGGCCGCACCGACCCCGAGCCCCTTCCTCACGGCCCCCGCACCCACGACCGAGGACGCGAAGCCGAGCACCGCGCCACCGCCGAGCCCGTCAACGTCCACCCCGGCCCCGGCCCCGACGACGGCCCGGCCGGCTCCGGAGCCGAGCACCGCACCGCCCCCGCGCGTCCTGATGCGTACGGGGTCCGAGAGCGACCGGGTGCGGGAACTCCAGGCCCGGCTGCGCCAGATCGGCCACTTCGGGCGCAATCCCACCGGCTACTACGGCTCCGTCACCGCCGACGCCGTACGGTCTTTTCAGGCCAAGCGGCGGCTGCCGGTCACCGGAAGCACCGACGCGGTCACCTGGCAGCGGCTGCTGGCCATGACCCGGGTGCCGACGGCCACCGAGCTGGCCCCGCCGACCGAGCGGCCGGTGGCCACGCCGGACAAGCGGTGCCTGACGGGCCGGGTCCTGTGCATCAGCAAGAAGAGCCGCACCCTGGCGTGGATGAACGACGGCAAGGTCGTCTCCGCGATGGACGTGCGCTTCGGCTCGGAGTACACGCCTACCCGCGAGGGCGTGTTCGAGGTGTTCTGGAAGTCCCGGGACCATGTGTCGACGCTCTACGACACCCCGATGCCGTACGCCCTGTTCTTCAGCGGCGGCCAGGCGGTGCACTACTCCGCCGACTTCGCGGCCAACGGTTACGGCGGCGCCTCGCACGGCTGCGTCAACGTACGGGACAAGAAGAAGGTCTCGGCGCTGTTCGACCAGGTGAAGAACGGCGACAAGGTCGTCGTCTACTGGTGA
- the leuE gene encoding leucine efflux protein LeuE produces the protein MLGVTDLPTYLAGLALIVLLPGPNSLYVLSVAARRGVRTGYSAAAGVWTGDAILMTLSALGAASLLQTTPLLFAIVKYAGAAYLTWMAIGMLRAAVSLWRERHQRTAELVETVDTAQTAGAPGAKAPAERPYRRALVVSLINPKAILFLISFFVQFVDPGYAYPALSFLVLGTLLQLASFAYLSVLIFGGTRLAAAFRRRKRLSAGATSAAGVLFLGFAAKLSLSSV, from the coding sequence ATGCTGGGTGTCACCGATCTTCCGACCTATCTCGCCGGTCTGGCGCTGATCGTTCTTCTGCCGGGGCCGAACTCGCTGTACGTGCTCTCCGTCGCCGCCCGGCGCGGCGTGCGCACCGGCTATTCGGCCGCCGCGGGTGTCTGGACCGGGGACGCCATCCTGATGACGCTCTCCGCGCTCGGCGCCGCGTCCCTGCTCCAGACCACGCCCCTGCTCTTCGCGATCGTCAAGTACGCGGGCGCGGCCTATCTGACCTGGATGGCCATCGGGATGCTGCGGGCGGCCGTGTCCCTGTGGCGCGAGCGGCATCAGCGCACCGCCGAGCTGGTGGAGACGGTCGACACGGCGCAGACGGCTGGGGCCCCCGGGGCGAAGGCTCCCGCGGAGAGGCCCTACCGCCGGGCGCTGGTGGTCAGCCTGATCAATCCGAAGGCGATCCTGTTCCTGATCTCCTTCTTCGTCCAGTTCGTCGACCCGGGCTATGCCTACCCGGCGCTCTCGTTCCTGGTGCTGGGCACGCTGCTCCAGCTCGCCAGCTTCGCGTACCTCTCGGTGCTGATCTTCGGCGGCACCCGCCTGGCCGCCGCCTTCCGTCGCCGTAAGCGACTGTCGGCGGGGGCCACTTCGGCGGCCGGCGTTCTGTTTCTCGGGTTCGCGGCCAAGCTCTCGCTGAGCAGCGTGTAG
- a CDS encoding RNA-guided endonuclease InsQ/TnpB family protein, protein MKADAGRKYRAYPTGEQESVLTGWGHTGRALWNVTLEQRVYLWEQRGYTLRSVEQCKHLTAARAELDWVGDLPAQAGQQILRRLDAAYDNFWNPDHPARFPAWKKRGHRLSIPFPGQAVEVRKLNRKWAEVRIPKLGRLRFRLSRAIGGTIRNATISRDGNGWHISFGVHTGTKPATPNGKPGCGVDFGVSASAYVSTESAPRLMPPSLTDSEKKRLKHLEQRKARQLTYAKKHNGGKYSRRLRKTIEGIGKLRTRQANRRQDFTHKLTTDLAKNHGMVGIEDLRVKNMTASAKGTAEKPGKNVRAKAGLNRSILDNTPGERRRQLAYKARQYGSELRVVPPFHTSRTCAACGRVDPQSRKGCGRLFACVHCGHEDDADHNASVEIEARARRTGGTVTNSTRSTPRVRVPATRRRRMRETPKPAHAS, encoded by the coding sequence GTGAAGGCGGATGCGGGGCGCAAGTACCGTGCGTACCCCACCGGGGAGCAGGAGTCGGTCCTGACCGGGTGGGGGCACACCGGGCGTGCTCTGTGGAACGTCACCCTGGAACAGCGGGTGTACCTGTGGGAGCAGCGGGGGTACACGCTGCGCTCCGTCGAGCAGTGCAAGCACCTCACCGCCGCCCGCGCCGAGCTGGACTGGGTGGGGGACCTGCCCGCACAGGCCGGGCAGCAGATCCTTCGCCGTCTCGACGCCGCGTACGACAACTTCTGGAACCCGGACCACCCGGCGAGGTTCCCGGCATGGAAGAAGCGCGGCCACCGCCTGTCCATCCCGTTCCCAGGACAGGCGGTCGAAGTCCGCAAGCTCAACCGCAAATGGGCCGAGGTGCGTATTCCGAAGCTGGGACGGCTCCGGTTCCGGTTGTCCCGTGCCATCGGGGGGACGATCCGCAACGCCACCATCTCGCGGGACGGCAACGGCTGGCACATCTCCTTCGGCGTCCACACCGGGACCAAGCCCGCCACCCCGAACGGCAAACCCGGCTGCGGCGTGGACTTCGGCGTCTCCGCATCCGCGTACGTCTCCACCGAGTCCGCACCGCGCCTCATGCCACCGTCGCTGACGGACAGCGAGAAGAAGCGGCTCAAGCACCTGGAACAGAGGAAGGCCCGCCAGCTCACGTACGCCAAGAAGCACAACGGAGGGAAGTACAGTCGCCGCCTGCGCAAGACGATCGAGGGCATCGGCAAGCTCAGGACCAGGCAGGCCAACCGCCGCCAGGACTTCACGCACAAACTCACCACCGACCTCGCCAAAAACCACGGCATGGTCGGTATCGAGGACCTGCGCGTGAAGAACATGACGGCTTCCGCCAAGGGCACCGCCGAGAAGCCGGGCAAGAACGTCAGGGCCAAGGCCGGACTCAACCGGTCGATCCTGGACAACACCCCCGGCGAACGACGGCGCCAGCTCGCCTACAAGGCCCGCCAGTACGGCTCGGAACTGCGGGTCGTACCACCGTTCCACACCTCCCGGACCTGCGCCGCCTGCGGCCGGGTCGACCCCCAATCCCGCAAGGGATGCGGCCGGCTGTTCGCCTGTGTCCACTGCGGACACGAGGACGACGCCGACCACAACGCCTCGGTAGAGATCGAGGCCCGTGCCCGCCGGACCGGTGGCACGGTCACCAACAGCACGCGCAGCACCCCTCGGGTGCGAGTCCCGGCCACCAGACGGAGGCGGATGCGTGAAACCCCCAAGCCCGCTCACGCGAGCTGA
- a CDS encoding glycosyltransferase family 2 protein: MPKLSVVVPLHNVAPYAPTTLGSLARNADPDIEFLLVDDASTDGTQDIVDHWADRLPRARVIRHGTNVGIAAARNSGIDAAEGDYLTFLDGDDWYAPGHLDRLVRAAQDLDCDFARTDHVQSTGTTRVVRRAPAPLRDTLLDPREGIGVPERETMVDYPFVWAGIYHRRLFADGAQRFATELRTAEDRLWIWQLHLRARTYAALGLYGIFYRRGVTTSLTQIKDARQLDFFPAYDTLLDQLRTDRDAKTLLPKAVRTYCAMIAFHNEKAGDYEPATARRLRSESAAALHRMPQDVLDRTLTMIDDKRGTLLSRLRTKQKAA, from the coding sequence GTGCCGAAACTGTCCGTTGTCGTACCGCTCCACAATGTCGCGCCCTACGCTCCGACCACGCTGGGCAGCCTGGCCCGCAACGCGGACCCGGACATCGAGTTCCTGCTGGTCGATGACGCGTCCACCGACGGAACGCAGGACATCGTCGACCACTGGGCCGACCGCCTGCCGCGCGCACGGGTGATCAGGCACGGTACGAACGTCGGCATCGCGGCCGCCCGCAACAGCGGCATCGACGCCGCCGAGGGCGACTACCTCACCTTCCTCGACGGCGACGACTGGTACGCCCCCGGCCATCTGGACCGGCTCGTGCGCGCCGCCCAGGATCTCGACTGCGACTTCGCCCGCACCGACCACGTCCAGTCCACCGGCACCACCCGCGTCGTGCGGCGCGCCCCCGCCCCCCTCCGGGACACCCTGCTCGACCCCCGCGAGGGGATAGGGGTACCCGAGCGGGAGACCATGGTCGACTACCCGTTCGTCTGGGCCGGGATCTACCACCGGCGGCTCTTCGCGGACGGCGCCCAGCGCTTCGCCACCGAACTGCGCACCGCCGAGGACCGGCTGTGGATCTGGCAGCTCCATCTGCGCGCCCGCACCTACGCGGCGCTCGGGCTGTACGGCATCTTCTACCGGCGCGGGGTCACCACCTCCCTGACCCAGATCAAGGACGCCCGCCAGCTCGACTTCTTCCCCGCCTACGACACGCTGCTCGACCAGCTGCGCACGGACCGGGACGCGAAGACCCTGCTGCCCAAGGCCGTCCGCACCTACTGCGCGATGATCGCCTTCCACAACGAGAAGGCCGGCGACTACGAGCCCGCCACCGCCCGGCGGCTGCGCTCCGAGTCGGCCGCCGCGCTGCACCGGATGCCGCAGGACGTGCTCGACCGCACCCTGACGATGATCGACGACAAGCGCGGCACGCTGCTCAGCCGTCTGCGCACCAAGCAGAAGGCCGCCTGA
- a CDS encoding polysialyltransferase family glycosyltransferase, which yields MPVPQPAPQPAPAPAHRPVRTQIFQVSTLYGAATLAAALDAGQFGRALDSHRVLLVSNNAAVPETALRLEEMRGYGSIAARFDAVVDWNEAISPHHPSGWGPRSEETVLWQRAFRLAWDIAPDAPVDLAVESIQVNPARALAAIFSESAVHVYADGLMSYGPTRNRLPQSIACRIRRVLHLDLVTGLRPLLLAEAGVEPELVPDDAFRAVLSEIAAAADGDKKLAAAEAAAPTAMLLGQYLAALNILTPEEEEDLHVRMLRGAVRAGHTSLLFKPHPTAPAGYSRALDEAAAEAGVRLTTLDGPLLAETLYERCAPTLVVGCFSTAMFTAAAYYGIPVARVGTRLVLDRITPYENSNRVPLTITDHLVPDLDADGAGTVPLLPRTAPDTLAPLVRTVGYCMQAKLNPGLRPDAEAWLRERLDPTTQHYFKRRRLQSLTLPGGGPRGAAVRLRRTVRRTRSTLGL from the coding sequence ATGCCTGTACCGCAGCCCGCACCGCAGCCCGCACCCGCGCCCGCGCACCGGCCGGTGCGTACCCAGATCTTCCAGGTGTCCACGCTGTACGGGGCGGCCACCCTGGCCGCCGCACTCGACGCCGGACAGTTCGGCCGGGCCCTAGACAGCCACCGCGTCCTGCTGGTCTCCAACAACGCGGCCGTCCCCGAAACGGCCCTGCGCCTGGAGGAGATGCGCGGTTACGGGTCCATCGCCGCCCGCTTCGACGCCGTCGTCGACTGGAACGAGGCGATCAGCCCGCACCACCCCAGCGGCTGGGGCCCCCGCTCCGAGGAGACCGTCCTGTGGCAGCGGGCCTTCCGCCTGGCCTGGGACATCGCCCCCGACGCCCCCGTCGACCTGGCCGTGGAGTCCATCCAGGTCAACCCGGCCCGCGCGCTGGCCGCGATCTTCTCCGAGAGCGCCGTGCACGTCTACGCCGACGGCCTGATGAGCTACGGCCCCACCCGCAACCGGCTGCCCCAGTCCATCGCCTGCCGTATCCGGCGCGTCCTCCACCTCGACCTGGTCACCGGGCTGCGCCCGCTCCTCCTCGCCGAGGCCGGCGTCGAACCCGAACTCGTCCCCGACGACGCCTTCCGCGCCGTCCTCTCCGAGATCGCCGCCGCGGCCGACGGGGACAAGAAGCTCGCCGCCGCCGAGGCCGCCGCCCCCACCGCGATGCTGCTCGGCCAGTACCTCGCCGCCCTCAACATCCTCACCCCGGAGGAGGAAGAGGACCTGCACGTGCGGATGTTGCGAGGAGCCGTACGCGCCGGGCACACATCCCTCCTCTTCAAGCCGCACCCCACCGCCCCGGCCGGCTACTCCCGCGCCCTGGACGAGGCCGCCGCCGAGGCCGGCGTACGGCTCACCACCCTGGACGGTCCGCTGCTCGCCGAGACGCTGTACGAGCGGTGCGCGCCCACCCTGGTCGTCGGCTGCTTCTCCACCGCGATGTTCACCGCCGCCGCCTACTACGGCATCCCCGTCGCCCGCGTGGGCACCCGCCTGGTCCTCGACCGCATCACCCCGTACGAGAACAGCAACCGCGTCCCGCTGACGATCACCGACCACCTCGTGCCCGACCTGGACGCGGACGGCGCCGGGACCGTCCCCCTGCTGCCGCGCACCGCGCCGGACACCCTCGCCCCGCTGGTGCGGACCGTCGGCTACTGCATGCAGGCCAAGCTCAACCCGGGGCTGCGCCCCGACGCCGAGGCCTGGCTGCGGGAGCGGCTCGACCCCACGACCCAGCACTACTTCAAACGCCGCCGCCTGCAGAGCCTCACCCTGCCCGGCGGCGGCCCCCGGGGAGCGGCGGTCCGGCTGCGCCGCACCGTACGGCGCACCCGGAGCACCCTGGGCCTCTGA
- a CDS encoding polysaccharide pyruvyl transferase family protein yields the protein MTHPDPATTTPGSETTRPGSEATTPGSATTPVSATATAPTPATATATASASADDRRAVTGKRRIAFAVHVAGADDLPGLHTLLRSLALTNPALCEDLVVLHPGLPDTAFDAARRLRPRLIPRPAGGRDDVFRLDGYDTVVALTPAMVVLGRLDPLLRLRTGVAAVPPRPGPDRAPGPRGGVPDDGLLVIQRQDLGPVPPAAKDIPADLLVPLDSRDDFRAWRLHDDLPVPEDVVVLNFADAPEARTGLAPAHAARDRFELDHETFRAAYLALPGAKHPDLLLHLALPLPGRPRPPIDLVRQLAEIHRGRGHHDLAVALLSEAVAGRPDLPRCHETLGVCLMALSRYEEAETHLLLATASPDFAPRAFGQLARLAWLLGRTEDARGYALAGLEADPTDANCRAWYARTSEMTAADRKPVSVLPGEQLAHVALFADGEENAGDKVLPEAVRSCFTADTGPDRWHQRHAHLLVDEAALEHLNARRAVIVGGGGLFLPDTAPNGNSGWQWNIPDDVLARITTPLAVFAVGYNVFDGQRYRRERFAASLRALVERSAFFGLRNHGSVARVRELLPASLREKVRYQPCPTTVARHLDPRLAEPAAREDTVLVNCAYDRAGLRFGHDYGHFLAEMAAAIRAVSASAEVRYAAHMPADERFVDDLRREHGLALPVEPLYLLSNDAIRDLYRRTRLVIGMRGHAGMIPFGCGTPVISLVSHPKLAYFLADIDRPDWGVSVHERALGARLAERARAVLADHPAAVADVHDRQRALWSVTRDNLARLRELTGLPDLFGDEGASLPDPSGDPGPGLAGPSGSRGAGSGSRDAGPVFPAPRPAAEDHVTRPRDRA from the coding sequence ATGACACACCCCGACCCCGCGACGACGACGCCCGGCTCCGAGACGACGCGGCCCGGCTCCGAGGCGACGACGCCCGGCTCCGCGACGACGCCCGTCTCCGCCACCGCCACGGCACCCACCCCCGCCACGGCGACCGCCACCGCCTCCGCATCCGCCGACGACCGCCGTGCCGTCACCGGAAAGCGCCGGATCGCCTTCGCCGTGCACGTCGCCGGTGCGGACGACCTGCCCGGGCTCCACACCCTCCTGCGCAGCCTCGCGCTGACCAACCCGGCGCTCTGCGAGGACCTTGTCGTCCTGCACCCCGGTCTGCCGGACACCGCCTTCGACGCCGCCCGCCGGCTGCGCCCCCGGCTGATCCCGCGCCCCGCCGGCGGACGCGACGACGTGTTCCGCCTCGACGGGTACGACACCGTGGTCGCCCTCACCCCCGCCATGGTGGTCCTCGGCCGCCTCGACCCCCTCCTGAGACTCCGTACGGGCGTGGCCGCCGTGCCGCCACGACCCGGACCCGATCGCGCCCCGGGTCCGCGCGGCGGTGTCCCCGACGACGGGCTGCTGGTGATCCAGCGTCAGGACCTCGGTCCGGTGCCGCCCGCCGCGAAGGACATCCCGGCAGACCTCCTCGTACCCCTGGACTCCCGTGACGACTTCCGGGCGTGGCGGCTCCACGACGACCTGCCGGTCCCCGAGGACGTCGTCGTCCTGAACTTCGCCGACGCCCCCGAGGCCCGTACCGGCCTCGCCCCCGCCCACGCCGCCAGGGACCGCTTCGAACTGGACCACGAGACGTTCCGGGCCGCCTACCTCGCCCTCCCGGGCGCCAAACACCCCGACCTGCTGCTGCACCTCGCGCTCCCGTTGCCCGGCCGGCCCCGGCCGCCGATCGACCTGGTCCGGCAGCTCGCCGAGATCCACCGGGGGCGCGGCCACCACGACCTGGCCGTCGCCCTCCTGAGTGAGGCCGTCGCGGGCCGCCCCGACCTGCCGCGCTGCCACGAGACGCTCGGTGTCTGCCTGATGGCGCTGTCCCGGTACGAGGAGGCCGAGACGCACCTGCTGCTGGCGACCGCCTCACCCGACTTCGCTCCCCGGGCCTTTGGCCAACTGGCCCGGCTGGCCTGGCTGCTGGGTCGCACCGAGGACGCCCGGGGCTATGCGCTCGCGGGGCTGGAGGCCGACCCGACCGACGCCAACTGCCGTGCCTGGTACGCCCGTACGTCCGAGATGACCGCAGCCGATCGGAAGCCCGTCAGCGTGCTGCCCGGCGAACAGCTCGCCCATGTGGCCCTGTTCGCCGACGGCGAGGAGAACGCGGGCGACAAGGTGCTGCCCGAGGCGGTCCGCAGCTGTTTCACCGCCGACACCGGCCCGGACCGCTGGCACCAGCGCCACGCCCACCTGCTCGTCGACGAGGCCGCCCTCGAACACCTCAACGCCCGGCGGGCGGTGATCGTCGGCGGCGGCGGGCTCTTCCTCCCCGACACCGCGCCCAACGGCAACAGCGGCTGGCAGTGGAACATCCCCGATGACGTCCTCGCCCGGATCACCACCCCGCTGGCGGTCTTCGCCGTCGGCTACAACGTCTTCGACGGCCAGCGCTACCGCCGCGAGCGGTTCGCGGCCTCCCTGCGGGCCCTCGTCGAACGGTCCGCGTTCTTCGGGCTGCGCAACCACGGCTCCGTCGCCCGGGTCAGGGAACTGCTGCCCGCGTCGCTCCGCGAGAAGGTGCGCTACCAGCCCTGCCCCACCACGGTCGCCCGCCACCTCGACCCCCGCCTCGCCGAACCGGCGGCGCGCGAGGACACCGTGCTCGTCAACTGCGCCTACGACCGGGCCGGGCTCCGCTTCGGCCACGACTACGGGCACTTCCTCGCGGAGATGGCCGCGGCGATCCGGGCCGTGTCCGCGTCGGCGGAGGTCCGTTACGCCGCGCACATGCCCGCCGACGAACGCTTCGTCGACGACCTGCGCCGGGAGCACGGTCTCGCCCTCCCGGTGGAGCCGCTGTACCTGCTCTCCAACGACGCCATTCGGGACCTCTACCGGCGCACCCGGCTGGTGATCGGGATGCGCGGGCACGCCGGGATGATCCCCTTCGGCTGCGGCACCCCCGTCATCAGCCTGGTCTCGCACCCCAAGCTGGCCTACTTCCTGGCCGACATCGACCGGCCCGACTGGGGCGTCTCCGTCCACGAGCGTGCCCTCGGCGCCCGGCTCGCGGAACGGGCCCGCGCGGTGCTGGCCGACCACCCGGCGGCGGTGGCCGACGTCCACGACCGGCAGCGGGCGCTGTGGTCGGTGACCCGGGACAACCTCGCCCGACTGCGCGAACTCACCGGCCTGCCAGACCTGTTCGGCGATGAGGGCGCCAGCCTTCCGGATCCGTCCGGCGATCCGGGCCCCGGTCTTGCGGGCCCGTCCGGGAGCCGGGGCGCGGGCTCGGGGAGCCGGGACGCGGGCCCTGTGTTCCCCGCGCCCCGGCCCGCCGCAGAGGACCACGTCACCCGCCCCCGGGACCGCGCGTGA